From the Bacillus tuaregi genome, one window contains:
- a CDS encoding DUF6530 family protein, giving the protein MKNPTALTNKSIIVSDNYEQIDGRNAYHTDVKILSLGLSQKDEQGKEGISAKVWSHSGEEWFNKSEELPFHRVIDLAILLCRSSLYFQDAYRLPKLYDPDNPKIDRIGLQGDAMNVSICTDNPMIDDDIKLFSQALSADGEMIGERLRVLSRLLKEMGY; this is encoded by the coding sequence ATGAAAAATCCAACTGCTTTAACAAATAAGTCGATTATTGTATCTGATAATTATGAACAGATTGATGGGAGAAATGCCTATCATACCGATGTGAAAATTCTTTCATTAGGGTTATCTCAAAAAGATGAACAAGGAAAGGAGGGTATTTCAGCAAAAGTATGGAGTCACTCTGGAGAAGAGTGGTTTAATAAGTCCGAGGAATTACCATTCCATCGTGTAATAGATCTTGCTATTTTGCTATGTAGAAGTAGTCTATATTTTCAGGATGCTTATCGTTTACCGAAATTATATGATCCTGATAATCCAAAAATTGATCGTATTGGACTTCAAGGAGATGCCATGAATGTATCGATTTGCACGGATAATCCGATGATTGATGATGATATTAAATTATTTTCTCAGGCCCTTAGTGCTGATGGGGAAATGATAGGAGAACGACTTAGAGTTTTATCTCGATTGTTAAAAGAAATGGGATACTAG
- a CDS encoding MATE family efflux transporter: MNQLNYENHTLQITKSMFAFLIPVILANVLQSLGQVFGIVIVGQKLGVDSLAAISAFFPLFFFLISFSIGIGSGSSILVGQSYGAGNIKKMKEVVGVTLAFTMIISVAIALIGSFFSESILRLMGTPENILFESAAYARILFVTLPITFLNMVYTTFMRGVGDSKTPFYFLVISVLLNIALLPILIFGWFGIPELGLNGAAYAAVLSSFITFVLLLAYLHKKNHVLKLDLSIFKHFHLKGSVLKALLKLAIPSSISMVAISLSEIAVITFVNDYGSNATAAYGIVNQIASYVQIPAMSISIAISVFVAQAVGSGNIINIKQIAKIGITLNYLLGGFLILLVYLLPNPILRIFLDNTGTIDIAKSLIFISFWSYVILGHTQSISATMRATGTVLWPTFFTIASIWIIEVPVAYLLTHFTKLGINGVWLAYPIAFLVNFLAQNIYHHFVWKKKSLKALLD; the protein is encoded by the coding sequence ATGAATCAATTAAATTATGAAAATCATACTTTACAAATAACTAAATCCATGTTTGCTTTTCTCATTCCTGTAATTTTGGCAAATGTATTGCAATCATTAGGTCAAGTATTTGGAATTGTCATCGTTGGGCAAAAACTTGGAGTGGATTCACTGGCAGCCATTTCGGCCTTTTTTCCATTATTCTTTTTCCTTATCTCTTTTTCGATTGGAATTGGTTCTGGAAGTTCAATCCTTGTTGGGCAATCTTATGGGGCAGGGAATATCAAAAAAATGAAGGAAGTAGTCGGAGTCACGCTTGCTTTTACAATGATTATTTCTGTCGCTATCGCCCTAATTGGAAGTTTCTTTTCAGAAAGTATTCTTAGGTTGATGGGAACACCTGAGAATATCCTATTTGAAAGTGCAGCTTATGCTCGTATATTATTTGTTACATTACCTATTACCTTCTTAAACATGGTATATACAACCTTTATGAGAGGGGTGGGAGATTCTAAAACACCATTTTATTTTTTAGTCATTAGTGTTCTATTAAATATCGCTTTGCTTCCGATTCTAATTTTCGGTTGGTTTGGAATACCTGAATTGGGACTAAACGGTGCAGCTTATGCTGCAGTATTATCTAGCTTCATAACATTTGTGCTTCTTTTAGCATACTTGCATAAAAAAAATCATGTACTCAAATTAGACCTCAGTATATTCAAACATTTTCACTTAAAAGGTTCGGTATTGAAAGCCTTACTGAAATTAGCCATTCCTTCAAGTATTAGTATGGTTGCCATTTCCCTGTCAGAGATTGCCGTTATTACTTTTGTCAATGATTATGGTTCAAATGCAACCGCAGCATACGGAATCGTTAATCAAATTGCTAGTTATGTTCAAATACCTGCAATGAGCATTTCAATCGCCATTTCAGTTTTTGTTGCTCAAGCTGTTGGATCGGGGAATATTATTAATATTAAACAAATAGCAAAAATAGGGATTACACTGAATTATCTACTTGGAGGTTTTCTAATACTTCTAGTTTACTTGCTACCAAACCCTATTTTAAGAATCTTTTTAGATAACACGGGTACAATTGATATCGCGAAAAGTCTCATTTTCATCTCATTTTGGAGTTATGTTATTTTGGGTCACACTCAATCCATCTCAGCAACTATGCGAGCAACAGGAACTGTTTTATGGCCAACTTTTTTTACAATCGCAAGTATTTGGATTATCGAAGTACCGGTAGCTTACCTTTTGACACATTTCACTAAACTAGGGATAAATGGTGTGTGGCTAGCCTATCCAATTGCCTTCTTAGTAAATTTCTTAGCTCAAAATATTTATCACCATTTCGTCTGGAAAAAGAAATCCCTAAAAGCACTATTAGATTAA
- a CDS encoding serine hydrolase domain-containing protein: MSRTYANVILQSETPAINGYIAPGFERVREVFEENFRLRKEVGASFAVYRRGEKLVDLWGGFRDKSRRLPWKENTPALVSSTTKGIMACALAIANSRGWLDYDEKVSTYWPEFAQNGKSGVTVRQLLAHQAGLITLDGGIRTSDLADLETLAVRLARQKPFWKPGDYQGYHTFTFGLYSNELLRRVDPGRRSIGRFLEEEMIGPLGGGFYIGLPDNVDPVRDIAQISQPGFYDTMRYFRHITGNEWKMLFSYLIPFTYAGRVAWSHKVRSFSDMMDPAFLQVEMPAGNGVGTARAVAQIYDCMATAGGEGFIAPETLELLKQPPCPPAKSRFDRLTGLESMFSLGFVKPNGGVRFGTDDSAFGSFGGGGSNGFADPVLGIGVSYVPNYFQNYIIGDPREIALRKALYACF, encoded by the coding sequence ATGAGTAGAACTTATGCCAATGTAATATTGCAATCGGAAACACCTGCGATTAATGGATACATCGCACCAGGGTTCGAACGTGTGCGTGAAGTATTCGAGGAGAACTTCCGTCTTCGTAAAGAAGTCGGTGCTTCGTTCGCGGTCTATCGACGTGGTGAGAAACTAGTGGACCTGTGGGGGGGCTTTCGCGACAAGTCGCGCCGACTACCGTGGAAGGAGAACACGCCGGCGCTAGTATCCTCGACAACGAAGGGCATTATGGCATGTGCATTGGCGATTGCTAATTCGAGAGGTTGGCTTGACTACGATGAGAAAGTCTCCACGTATTGGCCGGAATTTGCACAGAACGGCAAGAGTGGCGTCACAGTCCGGCAGCTTCTTGCGCATCAGGCTGGTTTGATAACGCTTGACGGCGGTATCAGGACATCAGATCTTGCGGATTTAGAAACGCTCGCGGTGCGACTCGCCCGCCAAAAGCCTTTTTGGAAGCCCGGCGACTACCAGGGGTATCATACGTTCACGTTCGGACTGTACTCAAACGAACTGTTGCGCCGCGTTGATCCTGGGAGACGTTCAATCGGCCGCTTCCTGGAAGAAGAGATGATTGGTCCGTTGGGCGGTGGGTTTTACATCGGCCTGCCAGACAATGTTGATCCCGTGCGCGACATCGCTCAGATTTCGCAGCCAGGCTTTTACGATACGATGCGGTATTTCCGACATATAACTGGTAATGAATGGAAAATGCTATTCAGTTATCTCATCCCGTTTACATATGCAGGTCGTGTAGCGTGGTCGCACAAAGTCCGCTCCTTCAGTGATATGATGGATCCAGCGTTCCTACAGGTCGAGATGCCCGCGGGCAATGGTGTTGGTACGGCGAGGGCTGTCGCCCAAATTTACGATTGCATGGCAACTGCCGGTGGTGAAGGCTTTATAGCGCCGGAAACACTTGAACTTCTGAAGCAGCCACCCTGTCCGCCAGCCAAATCACGTTTTGATCGTCTGACCGGCTTGGAAAGTATGTTCTCACTAGGTTTTGTCAAACCTAATGGCGGCGTGCGCTTTGGTACGGACGACTCAGCCTTTGGCTCCTTTGGCGGGGGTGGATCCAATGGGTTCGCGGATCCTGTGCTTGGGATAGGTGTGAGTTATGTTCCTAATTATTTCCAAAATTACATTATCGGTGATCCGAGAGAGATCGCACTACGGAAGGCGCTCTATGCATGCTTTTGA
- a CDS encoding VOC family protein yields MEQSSISIEPMLPSDNIDESVAFYRALGFEIIRDETFPYRFAEFRDGELWIMTSNYAQFGGKKAFGALIVKVAELGKLHDRFAENLMNNLGTVPLSGFPRLTRRSRDGSQFRVFDPFGNMLVYMDKHYEPPLYLEAQDRTEEILNQAWFLRDIYANDRAAAQTLDRALEKTKDETGIGRARLLAARAEIAVAMGELDLALKLEDMVSGINLLDSELRRFEEELGISRHLRNWAGIKLSE; encoded by the coding sequence ATGGAACAATCCTCAATAAGCATAGAACCTATGCTACCCAGCGATAACATTGATGAAAGCGTCGCTTTTTATAGGGCGCTTGGCTTTGAAATTATCAGGGACGAAACGTTTCCATACCGATTCGCGGAATTTCGGGATGGGGAGCTTTGGATTATGACATCGAACTATGCCCAATTCGGGGGCAAAAAAGCGTTCGGTGCCCTTATCGTTAAAGTGGCGGAATTGGGAAAACTCCATGATCGTTTTGCGGAAAATCTCATGAACAACCTTGGGACTGTACCGCTTAGCGGTTTCCCCCGTCTTACGCGCCGCTCGCGGGATGGAAGTCAGTTTCGTGTATTTGACCCGTTCGGCAACATGCTCGTTTACATGGACAAACACTACGAGCCGCCCCTTTATCTTGAAGCCCAAGATCGTACGGAAGAAATACTTAACCAAGCATGGTTCCTGCGCGATATTTACGCCAATGACCGTGCAGCAGCCCAAACACTCGACCGGGCCTTGGAAAAAACGAAGGACGAAACCGGCATAGGGCGTGCCAGATTGCTGGCAGCTCGTGCAGAGATAGCTGTTGCCATGGGTGAATTGGATCTTGCTCTCAAGTTGGAGGATATGGTCTCCGGAATTAATCTGCTGGACTCAGAGCTCCGAAGATTTGAAGAAGAATTGGGGATATCTCGCCACCTTCGAAACTGGGCTGGCATCAAACTAAGTGAATAG
- a CDS encoding alpha/beta hydrolase, with amino-acid sequence MELNIVLVHSPIVGPSTWAPVSRELRGREIRTIVPTLPSIIDMSTPIWAQHAQAVARRLESIPNYQPIVLVGHSGAGPLLPAIGASSPHPVAAYVFVDASLPHGGRSQLEEIEANSPVLLSSLSSYLKAGGLYPEWTDKDLSEIVPEGVRQGVLADIRPMGLPYFEETMPYYPNWPEIPCGYIKFSQAYTVPAEKARKYGWEYDEFDAGHFHMLVDPEAVTDSLINLIGLLCPQ; translated from the coding sequence ATGGAATTAAATATTGTACTTGTACACAGCCCTATAGTCGGACCCAGCACCTGGGCTCCGGTCTCACGCGAACTACGAGGGCGAGAAATCAGAACTATTGTGCCAACCCTGCCTAGCATCATAGATATGAGCACTCCAATCTGGGCACAACACGCTCAAGCAGTTGCACGGAGGTTAGAGTCCATTCCAAACTATCAACCAATTGTACTAGTTGGACATAGTGGAGCTGGTCCGTTACTGCCTGCGATTGGTGCGTCCAGTCCTCATCCTGTCGCAGCTTATGTTTTTGTAGATGCCAGTCTGCCGCACGGTGGGAGGAGTCAGCTTGAAGAGATTGAAGCAAACTCGCCTGTGTTACTATCCTCACTGAGTAGTTACTTAAAAGCAGGGGGACTTTACCCGGAATGGACCGATAAGGACTTGTCTGAAATCGTTCCAGAAGGAGTTCGTCAAGGAGTGCTCGCAGATATACGACCAATGGGTCTTCCCTATTTTGAGGAAACTATGCCTTACTATCCTAATTGGCCTGAGATTCCTTGTGGATACATCAAATTTAGTCAAGCATATACAGTACCCGCTGAAAAAGCTCGGAAATATGGTTGGGAATATGATGAATTTGATGCTGGGCACTTTCATATGCTAGTAGACCCAGAAGCCGTTACCGATTCATTGATTAACCTTATTGGATTGCTATGCCCGCAATAG
- a CDS encoding TetR/AcrR family transcriptional regulator — translation MRPIKYSDEQIFLGLYTAIAKHGYSKLSLEKIAKEANVSTAILSKRFGSKKGLILSFFRYALEKTRVVVEKNQLKEPNINTLRNFLTYWSAENGDATSLISMLAIYLEGVQDQELHAISQERNLLIDNEVQRILQASMAKGEIAKMNVKDTSYLLQASVLGIVMLWLHKQDQSLKKLTELCIDQIIGINYRDEGAEEDAR, via the coding sequence ATGCGCCCAATTAAATACAGTGATGAACAAATCTTTTTAGGATTATATACCGCAATTGCTAAGCATGGTTATTCAAAATTGTCATTAGAAAAAATCGCAAAAGAAGCCAATGTCTCAACAGCAATTTTGTCAAAGCGGTTTGGTTCAAAAAAAGGCTTAATACTTAGTTTTTTTCGGTATGCACTAGAAAAAACAAGAGTAGTTGTTGAAAAGAATCAGTTAAAAGAGCCCAATATAAATACGTTACGAAATTTTTTGACATATTGGTCTGCTGAAAATGGCGATGCTACTTCCTTAATAAGTATGCTAGCTATTTATTTAGAAGGTGTACAGGATCAAGAATTGCATGCTATTTCGCAGGAAAGAAATTTACTAATTGATAACGAGGTACAAAGGATACTTCAAGCTAGTATGGCCAAAGGGGAGATTGCGAAAATGAATGTGAAAGATACATCCTATTTATTGCAAGCCTCCGTTCTAGGAATAGTGATGCTCTGGCTTCACAAACAAGATCAATCGTTAAAGAAACTTACTGAACTCTGTATTGATCAGATTATTGGGATAAATTATAGAGATGAAGGAGCCGAAGAAGATGCAAGGTAA
- the rlmD gene encoding 23S rRNA (uracil(1939)-C(5))-methyltransferase RlmD: MSRTLPVQKNEYIDVMFEDLTHDGAGVAKVEGYPIFVPNGLPGEKAKIKVIKVNKGYGFGRLIETYEQSPDRVEIPKSELHKYGGCQLEHISYEGQLKYKENQVRQVLTRIGKLEGVKVHPILGMDHPWHYRNKAQVPVGEKDGKLIAGFFKPRSHEIVDTNKSLIQLPEINEAVQAVKEICNELKVPAYHEETHRGVLRHIMARYGKQTGELMVVLVTKTVDIPQKNKLVEEIVARLPKVKSIVHNVNSKRTNVILGEKTRVLWGSEVIYDYIGDVKFAISALSFYQVNPDQTKVLYNKALEYAELSGEETVIDAYCGIGTISLFLAQKAKKVFGVEVVPEAIEDAKRNATLNGISNAEFAAGEAEVVIPKWYEEGNVADVLVVDPPRKGCDEALLQTIIEMKPKKVVYVSCNPATLARDLRILEDGGYKTLEVQPVDMFPQTTHVECVVLMSKK; the protein is encoded by the coding sequence ATGAGTAGAACATTACCTGTTCAAAAGAACGAGTACATAGATGTCATGTTTGAGGATTTAACCCATGACGGGGCAGGCGTTGCTAAAGTAGAAGGCTATCCGATATTTGTCCCGAATGGACTGCCTGGTGAAAAGGCGAAGATTAAAGTGATTAAAGTCAATAAAGGTTACGGCTTTGGACGGCTCATAGAAACTTATGAACAAAGTCCGGATCGAGTAGAGATTCCGAAAAGTGAGCTGCATAAATATGGCGGCTGTCAGCTTGAACATATCAGCTATGAAGGCCAATTGAAGTATAAGGAAAATCAGGTACGGCAGGTTCTAACTCGTATCGGGAAGTTAGAGGGTGTGAAGGTTCATCCAATTCTAGGTATGGATCATCCTTGGCATTACCGAAACAAAGCACAGGTTCCTGTTGGTGAAAAGGATGGAAAGCTAATTGCTGGCTTTTTCAAGCCAAGAAGTCATGAAATCGTTGACACAAATAAAAGTCTGATTCAGCTGCCGGAAATAAATGAGGCCGTGCAGGCGGTGAAGGAAATATGTAATGAACTTAAAGTTCCTGCATATCATGAAGAGACACATCGGGGGGTGCTGCGTCATATTATGGCACGCTACGGTAAGCAAACCGGGGAGCTAATGGTTGTCTTAGTAACGAAAACAGTGGATATTCCGCAGAAAAATAAGCTGGTGGAGGAAATTGTTGCCCGTCTGCCAAAAGTGAAATCAATTGTTCACAATGTGAATTCCAAGCGTACGAATGTCATTCTGGGTGAGAAGACAAGGGTGCTTTGGGGATCGGAGGTCATCTATGACTATATAGGTGATGTGAAGTTTGCCATCTCCGCCTTATCTTTTTACCAAGTGAATCCTGACCAGACAAAGGTGCTTTATAATAAAGCTCTCGAATATGCGGAGTTAAGTGGAGAAGAAACGGTCATTGATGCGTATTGCGGAATCGGTACCATTTCGTTGTTTTTAGCTCAAAAGGCTAAAAAAGTCTTTGGTGTGGAGGTCGTTCCCGAGGCCATTGAAGACGCAAAGCGGAATGCTACGCTAAATGGTATCTCGAATGCAGAATTTGCAGCTGGAGAAGCAGAAGTTGTGATACCGAAATGGTATGAAGAAGGAAATGTTGCAGATGTTCTTGTCGTCGACCCACCGCGCAAAGGCTGTGATGAAGCACTGTTGCAAACCATTATTGAAATGAAGCCGAAAAAAGTTGTGTATGTTTCCTGTAATCCAGCAACCCTTGCACGTGATTTGAGGATTCTGGAGGATGGTGGTTATAAGACCTTAGAGGTTCAGCCGGTGGATATGTTCCCGCAGACGACACATGTCGAGTGTGTTGTCTTGATGTCTAAAAAATAA
- a CDS encoding flavocytochrome c: MMRKRKLRALFSVMLIMFLLVSLIGCGQKDKDDSESSGTSTKTESTFKAGTYTGVGKGNNGDIKVEVEVDDDSILAINVLEHNETKGLSDAAFDEIPNTVIEGQTLAVDTVSGATNSSNGLIEAITEALKAAGGDINELSKNKATNETAREDKEYTTDVVVIGAGGAGLAAAVSAHENGAKVIVLEKMPQPGGNTIISGAAYNAVDPVRQSKQGIEDSVDKHYTQTYEGGDMKGDPELVRTLVENAYPTLQWLEGLGMEFTDEVFTVLGGLWPRAHKPVKPLGTGYIETYMSYIEKSNDEIQVLVNTEAKELIVENDVVVGVKAEGKNGNVVVNAKSVVMAAGGFGANVDMRNEYNSLWPDLTNLKTTNHPGATGDGIAMGEQVEANLVGMEYIQLLPMGDPETGSLSGNIEQGVENRIFVNKDGNRFVDEGARRDVMTKALMEQSDQTMWVIVDKHSYPTGDTKNNFNESIDDLVAAGRAYKADTLEDLAKQIGVDSASFVKAVEGFNNAVDAGTDEFGRTLFDQKLDTAPFYAGARVPTVHHTMGGLQINTDAQVLNKEGQVIKGLYAAGEVTGGIHGTNRLGGNALADVNTFGRIAGQNAAIGK, encoded by the coding sequence ATGATGAGAAAAAGAAAGCTTAGAGCCCTATTTAGTGTTATGTTAATTATGTTTTTACTAGTTTCTTTAATAGGCTGTGGTCAGAAGGATAAGGATGATTCAGAATCTTCCGGAACCTCAACGAAGACTGAATCGACTTTTAAAGCTGGAACCTATACGGGGGTTGGAAAGGGAAATAACGGTGACATCAAGGTAGAGGTTGAAGTAGACGATGATTCTATTCTAGCAATTAATGTTTTAGAACATAATGAAACAAAGGGACTATCTGATGCTGCTTTTGACGAAATTCCTAATACAGTGATTGAGGGACAGACATTAGCTGTTGATACAGTGTCAGGTGCTACCAATTCCTCAAATGGTTTGATAGAGGCTATTACAGAGGCCTTAAAGGCCGCTGGTGGAGATATTAATGAATTGAGCAAGAACAAGGCGACCAATGAGACAGCTAGGGAAGATAAGGAGTATACAACAGATGTGGTTGTTATTGGAGCCGGTGGCGCAGGTCTAGCTGCAGCTGTGTCCGCCCATGAAAATGGCGCGAAGGTCATAGTGTTAGAAAAAATGCCGCAGCCAGGCGGAAATACCATTATATCCGGAGCTGCTTATAATGCTGTAGACCCTGTACGTCAAAGCAAACAGGGAATAGAAGACTCTGTTGATAAGCATTATACTCAAACGTATGAAGGCGGAGATATGAAAGGTGACCCTGAGCTTGTTAGAACACTGGTCGAAAATGCATATCCGACACTTCAATGGCTCGAAGGCTTAGGCATGGAATTCACGGATGAGGTATTTACCGTTCTAGGCGGCTTATGGCCAAGAGCTCATAAGCCTGTAAAACCATTAGGAACAGGCTATATTGAAACCTATATGAGCTACATTGAGAAATCAAATGATGAAATCCAGGTATTAGTTAACACAGAAGCTAAAGAATTAATTGTTGAAAATGATGTCGTAGTTGGCGTCAAAGCTGAAGGGAAAAATGGCAATGTTGTTGTTAATGCCAAAAGTGTTGTCATGGCAGCTGGTGGTTTTGGTGCAAATGTTGATATGAGAAATGAATATAACAGCTTGTGGCCAGATTTAACTAATCTGAAAACAACCAACCATCCAGGAGCTACTGGTGATGGTATTGCTATGGGAGAACAAGTGGAGGCAAACCTTGTTGGCATGGAATACATTCAGTTATTGCCAATGGGAGACCCGGAGACAGGAAGCTTAAGTGGAAATATTGAACAAGGTGTAGAGAATAGAATATTTGTAAACAAGGATGGTAATCGGTTTGTAGATGAGGGTGCTAGACGGGATGTCATGACAAAGGCCCTAATGGAGCAATCAGACCAGACGATGTGGGTCATTGTTGATAAGCATTCTTATCCTACAGGTGATACGAAAAATAACTTTAATGAATCAATCGATGATTTAGTAGCCGCTGGTAGAGCCTATAAAGCTGATACTTTAGAGGACCTTGCGAAGCAAATAGGTGTTGATTCAGCCAGCTTTGTAAAGGCTGTTGAAGGATTTAATAATGCTGTTGATGCTGGTACAGATGAATTTGGCAGAACCTTATTTGATCAAAAGCTTGATACAGCCCCATTCTATGCCGGTGCAAGGGTGCCGACAGTCCACCACACAATGGGCGGTCTTCAAATCAACACAGATGCACAGGTATTAAACAAAGAGGGTCAAGTCATTAAGGGATTATATGCTGCTGGCGAAGTAACGGGCGGTATCCACGGAACAAACCGACTTGGCGGTAATGCATTGGCAGATGTAAACACATTTGGTAGAATTGCCGGTCAAAATGCAGCAATAGGTAAATAA
- a CDS encoding diacylglycerol kinase, whose amino-acid sequence MKRARIIYNPTSGREAFRKHLPDVLETLEKAGYETSTHATTGPGDAVNAARIAVERRYDLVVAAGGDGTINEVVNGLAEQEYRPKLGIIPVGTTNDFARALQIPRDIVGAAEIIAKGETIPVDIGRMDDKYFINIGGGGRLTELTYDVPSKLKTMLGQLAYYLKGMEMLPSLKATHVSIEYDGKLFEGEVMLFLVGLTNSVGGFEKLAPNSSINDGLFSLLILKKTNLADFIRIATLALRGEHINDPKVIYTQANRIKVLSEETVQLNLDGEYGGMLPAEFVNLYRHLEVFVPLDQIRDEDRPPDLVK is encoded by the coding sequence ATGAAAAGAGCAAGAATTATTTATAATCCAACCTCAGGGCGTGAGGCATTTCGTAAACATTTGCCTGATGTATTAGAAACGCTCGAAAAGGCTGGATATGAGACATCAACCCATGCAACAACCGGTCCAGGGGATGCTGTAAATGCAGCGCGGATTGCTGTTGAACGTCGCTATGATCTTGTAGTGGCTGCTGGAGGAGATGGAACCATTAATGAAGTTGTAAACGGTCTGGCGGAGCAGGAGTACCGTCCAAAGCTAGGTATTATTCCAGTGGGTACGACCAATGACTTTGCGAGGGCATTACAAATTCCTCGTGATATTGTGGGAGCGGCTGAAATTATTGCTAAGGGTGAGACAATCCCTGTAGATATTGGCCGGATGGACGACAAATACTTTATAAATATTGGCGGTGGCGGCCGTTTAACGGAGCTTACCTATGATGTTCCAAGTAAGCTAAAGACGATGCTTGGACAATTGGCATATTATCTAAAAGGCATGGAAATGCTGCCATCCCTAAAGGCTACACATGTCAGCATTGAATATGATGGGAAGTTATTTGAGGGAGAGGTCATGCTTTTTCTTGTTGGCTTAACGAACTCTGTTGGCGGCTTTGAAAAGCTGGCACCTAATTCATCAATTAATGATGGCTTGTTCTCTCTGCTTATTTTGAAAAAGACCAATCTCGCAGATTTTATCCGGATCGCCACTCTTGCCCTTCGCGGTGAGCATATCAATGACCCTAAAGTGATTTATACGCAAGCAAATCGAATCAAGGTCCTATCTGAAGAAACCGTGCAATTAAATTTAGACGGTGAATATGGTGGCATGTTGCCGGCTGAATTCGTTAATCTCTATCGACATTTAGAGGTATTTGTACCGCTTGATCAAATTAGAGATGAGGATCGTCCACCTGATTTAGTAAAGTGA
- a CDS encoding hemolysin family protein yields MTVAIITLIILILMNAFFAASEMALVGLNDNKIKRMAEDGDKKAKMLLNLISEPSRFLSTIQIGITLAGFLASAFAADFFAGPLANLLYDAGLPVELSVLETASVIVITILLSFITLVFGELVPKQLALQKAEPIANFVVRPLSFLFKLCLPIVKLLTFTTNNVIRLFGVDPNAKNNEATEEEIRMMVDVGSERGTIQEVEKLMINNIFEFNDKMVSDIVTHRTDMVALPVDASLQETVELVNLERYTRFPVYEGDFDKIIGIFHVKYLFQFMNQGNEQKFDLRKLIRKPYFVLETQRIDTLFADMKKNNVHIAIVLDEYGGTEGLVSIEDVIEEIVGEISSEMDGAEENEIQQLADNKYSVEGVTNLTKLAKLLQTELPTDSFDTLNGFLISQIGYIPSIDERPVINYQNLRFEVTDVTENRIEQVIITIDEDLLLSDARDMTVITKQ; encoded by the coding sequence TTGACGGTCGCAATTATCACACTTATCATATTGATTTTAATGAATGCCTTTTTTGCTGCATCAGAAATGGCCTTGGTTGGGTTAAATGATAATAAAATTAAACGGATGGCTGAAGATGGTGATAAAAAGGCAAAGATGCTGCTAAATCTCATCTCTGAACCAAGTAGATTTTTGAGCACTATTCAAATTGGAATTACACTGGCTGGTTTTTTAGCAAGTGCTTTTGCGGCAGACTTTTTCGCAGGCCCATTAGCCAATCTATTATATGATGCAGGACTACCAGTGGAGTTAAGCGTACTTGAAACAGCTTCAGTTATAGTAATTACTATCCTTCTTTCCTTTATAACGTTAGTATTTGGGGAACTTGTGCCAAAGCAGCTGGCTTTACAGAAGGCAGAGCCGATTGCGAATTTTGTAGTTAGACCATTATCCTTTCTTTTCAAGCTGTGTCTTCCAATAGTAAAACTCTTAACCTTTACTACCAATAATGTCATTCGCTTGTTTGGTGTTGATCCTAATGCCAAAAACAACGAAGCAACGGAAGAAGAAATTAGAATGATGGTGGATGTTGGAAGTGAACGAGGAACCATCCAAGAAGTTGAAAAATTAATGATTAATAACATCTTTGAATTTAACGATAAAATGGTATCCGACATTGTTACGCATCGCACAGATATGGTTGCCCTCCCGGTGGATGCAAGCCTGCAAGAAACCGTTGAATTAGTCAATTTGGAGAGATATACAAGATTTCCTGTTTATGAAGGAGATTTTGATAAGATTATTGGTATTTTTCATGTGAAATATCTATTTCAATTTATGAACCAGGGAAATGAGCAAAAATTTGACTTAAGAAAGTTAATCAGAAAACCCTATTTTGTTTTGGAAACACAGAGGATTGATACTCTATTTGCAGACATGAAGAAAAATAATGTTCATATTGCCATTGTGCTTGATGAATATGGTGGTACAGAAGGGTTAGTTTCGATTGAAGATGTAATTGAAGAAATTGTCGGGGAAATCTCCAGTGAAATGGATGGAGCAGAGGAGAATGAGATCCAACAGCTAGCTGACAATAAGTATTCTGTTGAAGGCGTTACAAATCTAACTAAACTTGCCAAATTGCTCCAGACTGAGTTACCAACGGATAGCTTTGATACACTAAATGGATTTCTCATTAGTCAAATTGGATATATTCCATCCATTGATGAACGGCCAGTGATTAACTATCAAAATTTACGATTTGAAGTGACGGATGTAACGGAGAATCGTATCGAACAGGTAATCATTACTATAGACGAGGATCTGTTACTGTCTGATGCAAGAGATATGACCGTAATAACGAAACAGTAA